A window of Syntrophaceae bacterium genomic DNA:
AGCTGGGCCGCTGCCGCATGCTGATCAGCGAGCTGCTGCAGCTCGGGCAGGGGTCCGTGGTGGAGCTGCAGAAGATCGCCGGCGAGCCCATGGACGTCTATGTCAACCAGCGCCTCATCGCGCGCGGGGAGGTCGTCGTCATCAACGAGAAGTTCGGCGTCCGCCTGACGGACATCGTCTCCCCCGCGGAGCGCATCCTCAAGCTGCGCTGAAGGGAGGCGGGCGGGCATGAGCACATTCGAGTTCCTGGCGTCGCTCGTGAAGATGATCTCGGCCCTGGCCGTCGTGCTCGGGGTCATGCTGGCCGGGCTCTGGGCGGTCCGGAAGCTGATGCAGAGGACGGGTGCGAAGGTCGACGACGGCCGGATGATCCGGGTCCTCTCCACCCGCCACCTGGGCCCGAAGTCGAGCATCCTGCTGCTCGACGTGCTGGGAAGCGTGATCGTCGTTGGTGTCTCCGGCGACCGGATGACCCTGCTGACCACCATCACCGACGAGGATGCCCTCGAGCGTCTCCGGTCGGCGCGCCCCGGGGAGGCCGAACCGCAGCCGTTTCTGGACCCGGTGGCCCTGTACCGGCGCAAGCTCAAGACCCTGAGCCTCCTGGGCGGGCAGGGTGAAACGAAATGAGGCGACGCACCCGAACAACGACCCGGCGGACACGGCCATGAAAAAGCCCCTGTGGACATCGCTCGCCCTGGCGGCCCTGCTTGCCGCTGCGGCCACCCTCTCCGCGGCGGAGGCCGCGTGGGCGCAGAACATGCCCGTGCCGTCCGTCAGCCTCAGCATCGGCGACGGCTCCGGCGAGCCGGGCAAGGTGGCCGTGGTGATGCAGCTGCTGCTGCTGC
This region includes:
- a CDS encoding flagellar biosynthetic protein FliO; this translates as MSTFEFLASLVKMISALAVVLGVMLAGLWAVRKLMQRTGAKVDDGRMIRVLSTRHLGPKSSILLLDVLGSVIVVGVSGDRMTLLTTITDEDALERLRSARPGEAEPQPFLDPVALYRRKLKTLSLLGGQGETK